The genomic segment GCGCGTAGACGGCGAGGACCAGGCTCGCCGCGGACTTGTGGCCCTGGTCCTCCGCGTACGCCACGGTCACCACGTCGATCGACCCGAAGATCGCGCCGGTCGCGACGAACGTGGCGACCAGCACCTGGAGGCCGCCGCTCCGCAGCGCCGACTCCTTGGTGTGGTGCTCGCGCGGGTGCGGCACCGGCTCGGTGGCCCGCTGCGCCGTCAGCCAGAAGACGCCCACGGCGAGGAAGACGCCCGCGAGCAGCGGTCCGGCCTCGGGGAACCACACCGTGGAGAGCCCGATCGAGATGATCGGGCCGAAGATGAAGCAGACCTCGTCGACCACGGACTCGAAGGAGTACGCGGTGTGGAGCCGCGGGGTGCCGCGGTACAGGACCGCCCAGCGCGCCCGGATCATCGAGCCCACGCTCGGCACGCAGCCGACCAGCGCGGCGAAGACGAAGAGCGTCCAGTCGGCCGTCTCGAACTTCGCGCACAGCAGCAGCCCGGCGACCGCGGCCAGGGACACCAGCGTCGCGGGGCGGAGCACCCGGCGCTGTCCGTACCGGTCGACGAGCCGGGAGATCTGCGGCCCGATCGCGGCCGCGGACAGCGCCACGGTCGCCGACAGGGCGCCGGCGAGGCCGTACCTGCCGGTCAGCTGGGACACCATGGTCACGATGCCGATGCCCATCATCGACAGCGGCATGCGGCCGAGGAACCCGGCGGTGGAGAACGCCTTGGTGCCGGGGGCGGCGAAGATGGCGCGGTAGGGGCTGGGCACGTGGACTCCGCGGAAACGCCGGGGCGGCTTCCGACGGAAGGACCCCGGTAAGGCATGAAGATAGCCGATACAGCTTACGGCTCCGGCGGGGCTCGGCGCACCGTGATTTCCGCGGCGGTACACCGAGATACACCGACCCCCCCGGGCCTGACGCAGTGTGACTTTTCCGGACGGCGGAGGCCGTTTTCCGCCTGTCAGTGGCGGGTGGCAGGATCGGATACATGTCCGATGCGCTGGATCCCACTCCGTATGACGCCCTGCTGCTGCTCTCGTTCGGCGGCCCCGAAGGCCCGGACGACGTCGTCCCGTTCCTGGAGAACGTGACGCGCGGGCGCGGCATCCCCAAGGAGCGGCTCAAGGAGGTGGGGCAGCACTACTTCCTGTTCGGCGGGGTCAGCCCCATCAACGACCAGAACCGCGCCCTGCTCGACGCCCTGCGCAAGGACTTCGCCGAGCACGGCCTCGACCTGCCCGTCTACTGGGGCAACCGCAACTGGGCGCCCTACCTGACCGACACCCTGCGCGAGATGGTCACCGACGGCCACCGTCGCATCCTCACCCTGGCCACCAGCGCGTACGCCTCGTACTCGGGCTGCCGCCAGTACCGCGAGAACCTGGCCGACTCCCTCGCCGTCCTGGAGTCCGAGGGTCTGGAGCTGCCGAAGATCGACAAGCTGCGGCACTACTTCAACCACCCCGGTTTCGTACGTCCCATGATCGACGGAGTCCTGAAGTCCCTCGCCGACCTCCCCGACGACGTGCGGGACGGCGCGCACCTCGCGTTCACCACGCACTCGATCCCGAACGCCGCGGCGGACACCTCAGGCCCCGTCGAGGACCACGGCGACGGCGGTGCGTACGTCAAGGAGCACCTCGACGTGGCCCGCCTCATCGCCGACGCCGTCCACGAGGAGACCGGCACCGAGCACCCCTGGCAGCTCGTCTACCAGTCCCGCAGCGGCGCCCCCCACATCCCGTGGCTGGAGCCCGACATCTGCGACCACCTGGAGGAGCGGCACGGCGCCGGGGCCCCCGCCGTGGTCATGGTCCCCATCGGCTTCGTGTCGGACCACATGGAGGTCCTGTACGACCTCGACACCGAGGCGGAGGCCAAGGCGGCGGAGCTCGGCCTCCCGGTCCGGCGCTCGGCGACCGTCGGGGCCGACCCGCGCTTCGCCGCCGCGATCCGGGACCTCGTCCTGGAGCGGGCCGCCGCCGAGAGCGGCACGCCCGTGAACCCCTGCGCCCTGGGCTCTCTCGGCGCGAGCCACAACCTCTGCCCGGTCGGCTGCTGCCCCGCCCGCGCCCCCAAGCCCGCCGCCGCGGGCGCCGACAGCCCGTACGCGTAAGGACCCTCTTGTGAACGACGGAGCCGACGTGACCGACGTGTCCGACCCCACCGGCCTCAAGGCCGAACTCCTCGCCGTCGCCCTGGAGGCCGCCCACCGCGCGGGGACCTTCCTGCGCGACGGGCGACCCGACGACCTCGGCGTGGCCGCCACCAAGTCCAGTGCCGTCGACGTCGTCACCGAGATGGACATCGCCTCCGAGAAGCTCATCACCGACTTCCTCGCGGAGCGCAGGCCCGCCGACGGCGTCCTCGGCGAGGAGGGCGCCAGCTCCGCAGGGAGCA from the Streptomyces venezuelae genome contains:
- a CDS encoding MFS transporter, which encodes MPSPYRAIFAAPGTKAFSTAGFLGRMPLSMMGIGIVTMVSQLTGRYGLAGALSATVALSAAAIGPQISRLVDRYGQRRVLRPATLVSLAAVAGLLLCAKFETADWTLFVFAALVGCVPSVGSMIRARWAVLYRGTPRLHTAYSFESVVDEVCFIFGPIISIGLSTVWFPEAGPLLAGVFLAVGVFWLTAQRATEPVPHPREHHTKESALRSGGLQVLVATFVATGAIFGSIDVVTVAYAEDQGHKSAASLVLAVYALGSCVAGAAFGLVHFKGAPAPRWLLGVCAMAVSMIPLQLVGNLLFLAVALFVAGLSIAPTMITTMALVEQHVPRAKLTEGMTWVSTGLAVGVALGSSAAGWVIDAAGSGAGYGVPGISGAVAAAVGFLGYRRLKRPVPQRGGSHEHGHGQREEHSDVA
- a CDS encoding ferrochelatase, whose product is MSDALDPTPYDALLLLSFGGPEGPDDVVPFLENVTRGRGIPKERLKEVGQHYFLFGGVSPINDQNRALLDALRKDFAEHGLDLPVYWGNRNWAPYLTDTLREMVTDGHRRILTLATSAYASYSGCRQYRENLADSLAVLESEGLELPKIDKLRHYFNHPGFVRPMIDGVLKSLADLPDDVRDGAHLAFTTHSIPNAAADTSGPVEDHGDGGAYVKEHLDVARLIADAVHEETGTEHPWQLVYQSRSGAPHIPWLEPDICDHLEERHGAGAPAVVMVPIGFVSDHMEVLYDLDTEAEAKAAELGLPVRRSATVGADPRFAAAIRDLVLERAAAESGTPVNPCALGSLGASHNLCPVGCCPARAPKPAAAGADSPYA